A single Epinephelus fuscoguttatus linkage group LG13, E.fuscoguttatus.final_Chr_v1 DNA region contains:
- the pdzk1 gene encoding Na(+)/H(+) exchange regulatory cofactor NHE-RF3, translating into MAGFKPRVISLTKRQGHSFGFYLRLEHNEEGHLIRCLEMGGPAELAGMKDGDRILRVNGTFVDEMSHSEVVDMVRNSGASVTFHILDEASYVQAKARGVNLSNPQSAPVVSGGTSQVLKPKLCYLVKSRSSYGFSLRSVKGELWSMDLQHLKFHPLFFPLIRVFLRYNYKATGPAGWSGSSIMFLLVDQKTDRHYQSKHMKMGAWLATTKYLPHKPRVVNLTKGPDGYGFLLREEKNLSGHFIKDIDKGSPADRSALKEMDRLIAVDGKSVDGFSHEQVVNKIRQSGNTCSFLVVDKDTDQMYEQGKVTPMLRLEDVEDSNSPPSYTEAINLPVPVKPSILLQPRRAELKPKLCRMERTSTTYGFHLNGIQGLTRQYIKEVVKGGVADRAGLEDDDIVVEVNGVNVEESTHNEVVEMIRRSGNSLEMLVAKRSVYDQLKAQGVTITRLLLGETSYAQVHTVDTLEEVTRYEQKARPETPTEPARGRAISALSQESMDERL; encoded by the exons ATGGCCGGGTTCAAGCCAAGGGTGATCTCTCTAACCAAGAGGCAGGGTCATTCATTTGGCTTCTACTTGAGGTTGGAGCATAATGAGGAGGGTCACCTGATCCGCTGCCTGGAAATGGGAGGTCCAGCTGAACTGGCTGGCATGAAGGATGGAGACCGCATCCTGAGGGTCAATGGAACATTTGTTGATGAAATGTCACATTCAGAA GTGGTGGACATGGTGAGAAACAGTGGCGCATCAGTCACGTTCCACATCCTGGATGAAGCTTCCTATGTGCAGGCCAAAGCACGGGGAGTGAACCTGTCCAACCCTCAGAGCGCACCAGTTGTCAGTGGTGGGACCAGCCAGGTTCTAAAACCCAAACTCTGCTACCTGGTTAAATCCAGGTCATCCTATGGGTTTTCTCTTCGCAGTGTCAAAGGTGAGCTGTGGAG CATGGACCTTCAGCATCTTAAGTTTCATCCactgttttttcccctgatCCGAGTGTTCCTGCGTTATAACTATAAAGCGACTGGCCCTGCAGGGTGGT CTGGCAGCAGCATCATGTTCCTGCTGGTCGATCAGAAAACAGACAGGCACTACCAGAGCAAGCATATGAAGATGGGAGCATGGTTAGCCACGACCAAGTATCTCCCACACAAGCCACGTGTAGTCAACTTAACCAAAGGACCTGATGGCTATGGCTTCCTTCTCAGGGAGGAGAAGAACCTATCAG GCCACTTCATTAAGGACATAGACAAAGGCAGCCCCGCAGATAGATCTGCTCTGAAGGAAATGGACAGACTAATAGCTGTTGACGGCAAATCGGTGGACGGCTTTAGCCATGAGCAGGTGGTGAACAAGATCAGGCAGAGTGGCAATACATGCAGCTTCCTAGTGGTAGACAAAGACACGGACCAAATGTATGAGCAG GGGAAAGTAACTCCTATGCTCCGCTTGGAGGATGTGGAGGATTCCAACTCACCGCCAAGCTACACAGAGGCCATCAATTTACCAGTTCCTGTCAAACCGTCCATACTTCTTCAGCCAAGGAGGGCGGAGCTCAAGCCTAAACTGTGTAGAATGGAGAGGACTTCAACTACCTATGGCTTTCACCTGAACGGCATCCAGGGGCTCACGAGACAGTACATCAAGGAG GTGGTGAAGGGTGGAGTGGCCGACAGAGCAGGTCTGGAGGATGACGACATCGTGGTGGAGGTAAACGGGGTAAACGTGGAGGAGAGCACCCACAACGAGGTGGTGGAAATGATCCGCCGCAGTGGCAACTCACTGGAGATGCTGGTGGCTAAAAGGAGCGTCTATGACCAACTCAAAGCTCAGGGAGTGACCATCACACGCCTGCTCCTCGGGGAAACGTCTTATGCTCAGGTCCACACTGTAGATACTCTAGAAGAAGTTACGAGATACGAGCAGAAAGCCAGACCTGAAACCCCAACTGAACCAGCAAGAGGGAGG